Proteins from a genomic interval of Candidatus Methanoperedens sp.:
- a CDS encoding TerC family protein: MFDQQSLLWIGFIVFVFLMLALDLGVFNRKAHVIKIKEALILSIFWISLAIIFNIGIYFLFGPQKALDFLTGYVIEKALSVDNLFVFLMIFSYFHVPSIYQHKILFWGILGALVMRAIFIAAGITLIEEFHAIIYIFGAFLIITGIKMAFQGDKKIEPEKNPLLRYFRRVMPVTESYEEDKFFVKRAGKYFATPLFIVLLVVESTDLLFAVDSIPAVLAITTDAFIVYTSNVFAILGLRALYFALAGVMPMFYYLNYGLSAILTFVGTKMLISDYYKVPTMVSLGVVAGILIAAVIFSVVRARMLEYRAKELKRFQDRK, from the coding sequence ATGTTTGATCAACAAAGTCTGTTATGGATTGGATTTATTGTATTTGTGTTCTTAATGCTTGCCCTGGATCTTGGGGTATTTAATCGAAAAGCCCATGTCATCAAAATCAAGGAAGCACTTATATTAAGTATTTTCTGGATATCCCTGGCCATAATATTCAATATAGGGATTTATTTCTTGTTTGGTCCGCAGAAAGCTCTTGATTTCTTGACAGGATATGTGATAGAAAAGGCGCTCAGTGTTGATAACCTGTTTGTCTTTTTAATGATATTCTCTTACTTTCATGTTCCCTCGATCTACCAGCATAAGATCCTTTTCTGGGGTATCCTTGGCGCTCTTGTAATGCGAGCGATATTCATTGCCGCTGGCATCACGCTAATTGAAGAATTTCATGCGATCATATACATTTTTGGAGCATTCCTGATTATTACAGGCATCAAAATGGCATTTCAGGGGGATAAAAAGATAGAACCTGAAAAAAATCCCCTGCTCAGGTATTTTCGTAGGGTGATGCCTGTTACGGAAAGTTATGAGGAAGATAAGTTCTTTGTAAAACGAGCCGGGAAATATTTTGCAACGCCGCTATTCATTGTACTTCTTGTCGTTGAAAGTACGGATTTGCTCTTTGCTGTTGATTCAATACCTGCCGTCCTCGCAATCACTACCGATGCGTTTATTGTATATACATCGAACGTGTTTGCAATTTTAGGTTTGCGTGCGCTCTATTTCGCTCTTGCGGGAGTTATGCCAATGTTCTATTACCTCAATTACGGGCTTTCCGCTATACTTACTTTTGTCGGGACAAAGATGCTGATATCTGACTACTATAAGGTGCCAACTATGGTTTCCTTAGGTGTTGTGGCTGGCATCCTGATAGCTGCTGTGATATTTTCTGTTGTACGTGCCCGTATGTTAGAATACAGGGCTAAGGAGTTAAAGAGATTTCAAGACCGTAAATAA
- a CDS encoding MFS transporter — MQNKNYQEIYLLGILMFLLMFSVTLIYPVLEGFVMERFEVESVAETSLFVSVNLAAYVIFALIWGSISDRIGKRKVFIIMGFLGNAIIMFSLTLAPTMPSLLMLRFIEGSFTVMAFSILMTSVLDVMRHTHYGKGMGILGMGMALGNALGAPVGGKIGAVNSLYPLYFGSFMLLLGGLIASIALKEQKIESRPASLKDALLLLREEKKIFIPYAFSFVERFTVGFFVGVFPLMLAMKYDMGSGSIGMHMAAFLIPFALLQYPLGAISDKIGRAPPLIVGSLLYGIIVISVGTIAPPVLALVMVLGGIVGALMYPPSAALAGDLSNPAKRGTAMGGFNMFGSLGFAIGPFIGGLIADMYGFHVSFAVAGAAVLVIAIIFIPFLLNIKNYLKK, encoded by the coding sequence ATGCAAAATAAAAACTACCAGGAGATATACCTCCTTGGCATTTTGATGTTCCTGCTGATGTTCAGCGTTACCCTCATCTACCCTGTACTGGAAGGATTTGTCATGGAAAGGTTTGAAGTCGAATCCGTGGCAGAAACAAGCCTCTTTGTCTCCGTAAATCTTGCGGCTTATGTGATATTCGCTCTTATATGGGGTAGCATATCGGACAGAATTGGAAAAAGAAAAGTATTCATTATTATGGGTTTTCTGGGGAACGCTATCATTATGTTCAGCCTCACGCTGGCACCTACCATGCCTTCGCTGCTGATGCTGCGCTTTATAGAAGGGAGCTTCACCGTGATGGCTTTCTCTATCCTCATGACTTCAGTTCTTGATGTAATGAGGCATACGCACTACGGCAAAGGCATGGGAATACTTGGTATGGGCATGGCTCTGGGCAATGCGCTGGGTGCTCCAGTTGGCGGGAAAATCGGCGCCGTTAATTCCTTATATCCCCTCTATTTTGGCTCATTCATGCTTCTGCTTGGAGGATTAATTGCATCAATAGCTCTCAAAGAGCAAAAAATTGAGTCCAGACCAGCATCCCTGAAGGATGCGTTGCTGCTGCTTCGGGAGGAAAAAAAGATATTCATACCTTATGCCTTTTCCTTCGTGGAGCGATTCACAGTGGGGTTTTTTGTGGGTGTATTCCCGTTGATGCTTGCCATGAAATACGATATGGGCTCCGGGAGTATCGGGATGCACATGGCAGCGTTTTTGATACCTTTTGCCCTCCTTCAGTATCCCCTTGGCGCGATATCCGATAAAATAGGAAGAGCACCTCCTCTCATAGTTGGTTCCTTGCTCTACGGCATTATAGTTATAAGTGTAGGTACAATTGCGCCGCCAGTGCTGGCTTTAGTTATGGTGCTGGGCGGCATTGTCGGAGCACTCATGTATCCCCCATCAGCAGCGTTAGCAGGCGACCTTTCAAATCCTGCAAAGCGCGGGACTGCAATGGGTGGTTTCAACATGTTCGGTTCACTGGGTTTTGCAATAGGCCCATTCATAGGTGGGCTGATAGCAGATATGTATGGTTTTCATGTAAGCTTTGCTGTAGCTGGAGCTGCTGTATTAGTGATAGCAATAATATTCATACCTTTCTTATTGAATATAAAAAACTATCTGAAAAAGTGA
- the metG gene encoding methionine--tRNA ligase, translated as MSNFPSDKPVLVTCGLPYANGKCHIGHLRTYVPGDIFVRSLRKQGQDAVFVCGSDAHGTPIVVNAEELKTTPTELVNKYHKHFENIFKAMEVDFSIFGNTDSPTNHARTTSIVEALIERGYVYPQVIRLAYCPYDERFLPDRYVEGICPYCAKPARGDECDQGCGKHLEPGEIKNAKCRICGNPAEYREQEHFFFKLSSFGGFLSDYLQTLGGTSNAINYAKEWAKELKDWCITRNLEWGVRFPGHDDLVVYVWVDAPIGYISFTEEWAKKTGGDWEKYWRRDSRIIHFIGEDITYHHCIFWPAMLKGAGYTPPWAVVASGMLKIDDKKFSKSRGYVVWVDEDYLDHGFHPDLLRYYIANYTSHTKELNFSWKVFQEKVNNELVGALGNFLHRTQHFAQKNFGAVPDGRVDKEILGKINATIETVVSALDEYEFKKATDAMMELAAYGNSYFQSREPWALIKTDKDACARVVKNCLQIGKALILLFEPILPGNMEKAWKQLGLAGDVHSAQFEDALIEIPAGELKVPEILFTKIEDKKIKEMEAILDKRIKIAMSKEKKHDEETKEEKTEITYEDFQKLDIRIGKILSAEPIKGSDKLLKLEVDIGEKRQIVAGIAKSHDPSELVGRQVVVMANMKPAKLFGVESRGMVLAADAEGAVLLMPEKEVKEGMRVR; from the coding sequence ATGTCAAACTTTCCATCTGATAAACCTGTTCTTGTTACCTGCGGGCTTCCTTATGCTAACGGCAAATGCCATATCGGGCACCTGCGTACTTATGTACCGGGTGATATTTTTGTACGATCCCTGAGGAAACAGGGGCAAGATGCTGTTTTCGTATGTGGTTCTGATGCCCACGGTACGCCGATCGTGGTGAATGCTGAAGAGCTAAAGACAACCCCGACAGAACTTGTTAATAAATACCACAAGCATTTTGAGAACATTTTCAAAGCGATGGAGGTGGATTTCAGTATCTTCGGCAATACCGATTCACCTACAAACCATGCAAGAACGACCAGCATTGTGGAAGCGCTGATCGAGAGGGGATATGTCTATCCTCAGGTCATAAGACTTGCTTACTGCCCGTATGATGAGCGATTCCTTCCTGACAGGTATGTTGAAGGGATATGCCCTTATTGCGCAAAACCAGCACGTGGTGACGAGTGCGACCAGGGATGCGGAAAACATCTTGAACCCGGTGAGATCAAGAATGCTAAATGCCGCATATGCGGGAATCCCGCAGAATACCGCGAGCAGGAGCATTTCTTTTTTAAACTTTCGTCTTTTGGGGGCTTCCTCTCGGATTACCTTCAAACACTCGGAGGTACATCTAATGCCATCAACTACGCAAAAGAATGGGCAAAGGAATTGAAGGACTGGTGCATTACGAGAAATCTCGAATGGGGCGTGCGATTCCCCGGTCATGATGACCTTGTCGTTTATGTCTGGGTGGATGCGCCAATAGGTTACATCTCGTTCACAGAGGAATGGGCAAAAAAAACAGGCGGCGACTGGGAAAAATACTGGCGCCGTGATTCGCGCATAATTCACTTCATAGGAGAGGATATCACATACCACCATTGTATATTCTGGCCTGCGATGCTAAAAGGAGCTGGTTACACCCCGCCGTGGGCTGTTGTTGCATCAGGTATGCTGAAGATAGATGATAAGAAATTTTCAAAGAGCCGCGGATACGTGGTATGGGTTGATGAGGATTACCTTGACCATGGTTTCCATCCCGACCTTTTGAGGTATTATATTGCAAATTACACATCCCATACAAAAGAATTAAATTTCTCATGGAAAGTGTTCCAGGAAAAGGTCAATAACGAACTTGTGGGAGCGCTTGGCAATTTCCTGCACAGGACGCAGCATTTTGCCCAGAAGAATTTCGGCGCTGTCCCTGATGGGAGAGTAGATAAAGAAATTCTTGGAAAAATAAATGCGACTATTGAAACCGTGGTTTCGGCTCTTGATGAATACGAATTCAAGAAAGCCACCGATGCAATGATGGAACTTGCTGCATACGGGAACTCATATTTCCAATCCAGGGAACCCTGGGCGCTTATAAAGACAGATAAAGATGCATGCGCCCGTGTTGTTAAGAACTGCCTCCAGATAGGAAAGGCGCTCATATTATTGTTTGAGCCCATCCTTCCGGGAAATATGGAAAAGGCATGGAAACAGCTCGGACTTGCAGGCGATGTTCACAGTGCGCAGTTTGAAGATGCGCTAATCGAGATACCTGCCGGGGAATTAAAAGTACCTGAGATATTATTCACAAAAATTGAAGACAAGAAGATCAAGGAAATGGAAGCGATCCTTGATAAAAGGATAAAGATAGCAATGTCAAAAGAGAAAAAGCACGATGAAGAAACAAAGGAAGAGAAGACCGAAATAACATACGAAGACTTCCAGAAACTTGATATCAGGATCGGGAAAATATTGTCTGCCGAGCCCATCAAGGGTTCTGATAAACTACTGAAACTGGAAGTTGATATTGGCGAGAAACGCCAGATCGTTGCAGGGATCGCAAAATCCCATGATCCTTCAGAACTTGTTGGCAGGCAGGTCGTTGTGATGGCAAATATGAAGCCTGCAAAACTCTTCGGAGTGGAATCCCGCGGGATGGTGCTGGCGGCTGATGCTGAAGGCGCGGTGCTGCTGATGCCGGAGAAAGAGGTAAAGGAAGGGATGCGGGTGAGGTGA
- the arsM gene encoding arsenite methyltransferase — translation MKEEDIKKNVREGYAKIATKGKSCCSPVTSCCGSEGRAVEISQKIGYGKDEIESVPEGANLGLGCGNPVALATLKPGETVLDLGSGAGFDCFLAAKKVGTSGKVIGVDMTPEMLEKARENARNGNYSNVEFRLGEIENLPAADNSVDAVISNCVINLSPDKKQVFKEAFRVLKPGGRLMVSDIVLHKELPEIIKNSVESYIGCLSGAIKKDAYIKTIKSEGFKDVRIIDETKYPIELMANDPTARAIVENFNIPEEELKSIADSVVSIKVQGIK, via the coding sequence TTGAAAGAAGAAGATATAAAGAAGAATGTTCGTGAAGGCTATGCGAAAATTGCGACAAAAGGGAAATCGTGCTGTTCACCTGTAACTTCCTGTTGCGGTAGCGAGGGGCGTGCAGTAGAGATAAGCCAAAAAATAGGCTATGGAAAAGATGAAATCGAATCAGTTCCTGAGGGCGCAAATCTCGGGCTTGGATGCGGAAATCCGGTAGCTCTGGCAACACTTAAGCCTGGTGAAACTGTTCTTGACCTGGGTTCAGGCGCAGGGTTTGATTGTTTCCTTGCAGCCAAAAAAGTAGGAACCAGCGGGAAAGTCATAGGCGTTGACATGACTCCTGAGATGTTAGAAAAAGCGAGGGAAAATGCCCGGAATGGGAATTACAGCAATGTGGAATTCAGGCTCGGTGAGATCGAAAACCTGCCTGCTGCGGATAATTCTGTTGATGCTGTCATATCCAATTGCGTGATCAATCTGTCTCCTGATAAAAAGCAGGTTTTCAAAGAGGCGTTCAGGGTTTTAAAACCTGGCGGCAGGTTAATGGTTTCTGATATTGTATTACATAAAGAGCTTCCTGAGATTATTAAGAATTCAGTTGAATCGTATATTGGCTGTCTTTCGGGTGCGATTAAGAAAGATGCATATATAAAAACAATTAAAAGTGAAGGGTTCAAAGATGTCAGGATAATCGATGAGACAAAATATCCGATCGAATTGATGGCAAACGACCCGACAGCAAGGGCAATTGTCGAGAATTTCAATATCCCTGAGGAGGAGCTAAAAAGTATTGCTGATTCGGTGGTGAGTATCAAGGTACAGGGAATAAAATAA
- a CDS encoding AbrB/MazE/SpoVT family DNA-binding domain-containing protein yields the protein MTRKDKNESCCGFDATSSCCKVESMISVDERGQMVLPKEIRERANIHAGDKLAVVCWEKDGKICCISFIKAEELAGIVKDMLGPLIKDVL from the coding sequence ATGACCCGGAAAGATAAAAACGAATCATGTTGCGGCTTTGATGCCACGTCAAGCTGCTGTAAGGTAGAATCCATGATAAGCGTGGATGAGCGCGGACAAATGGTGCTGCCGAAAGAGATCAGGGAGAGGGCAAATATCCATGCGGGCGATAAACTGGCAGTTGTGTGCTGGGAAAAGGACGGCAAGATTTGCTGTATTAGTTTTATCAAAGCCGAAGAACTTGCTGGAATAGTAAAAGACATGCTCGGGCCATTAATCAAAGATGTACTCTAA
- a CDS encoding glycosyltransferase, with the protein MTKNITPEISIIVPVLNEAKYLEPTLESIKNQNTNIHFELVVVDNGSTDESMDIAKRYTDFVLQCEEPGIGAVRHYGVMNSNDNSKYFVFIDADTIIPGYFLAYIYETFKTNPDLIAFSTGFKFSERSNKIKFAERVANEYFLLRDKLNSATLPGFNTIVRRDAYFKCGGYHNVLLEDVDFSRRISTLGTTRYFPQIKVMNSSRRLEATGLLGTLYYYSQLDLGWELNSTWVDNLTKKVGIADLRKYIGIR; encoded by the coding sequence ATGACAAAAAACATTACTCCAGAAATTTCAATAATCGTCCCGGTCCTTAATGAGGCAAAATACCTTGAGCCAACTCTTGAATCGATCAAGAACCAGAATACAAACATACATTTCGAACTTGTAGTTGTTGATAATGGAAGCACGGATGAGAGTATGGATATCGCGAAGAGATACACTGATTTCGTGCTCCAGTGTGAAGAACCCGGAATCGGGGCGGTAAGGCATTATGGCGTTATGAATTCAAATGATAATAGCAAATATTTTGTATTCATCGATGCAGATACCATTATCCCGGGATATTTTCTTGCCTACATATACGAAACATTCAAAACCAATCCTGATCTTATCGCATTCTCAACGGGCTTTAAATTTTCAGAACGATCAAATAAAATAAAATTCGCCGAGCGTGTTGCCAATGAATATTTTTTATTGCGTGATAAATTGAATTCTGCGACATTGCCAGGATTTAATACTATAGTCCGGCGTGATGCATACTTTAAATGTGGAGGCTATCATAATGTCCTGTTGGAGGACGTTGATTTCAGCAGGCGGATAAGCACGCTTGGAACTACAAGATATTTTCCCCAGATAAAAGTTATGAACTCATCCCGGCGTCTTGAGGCAACAGGGCTTCTTGGAACTCTCTACTATTATTCGCAATTGGACCTGGGGTGGGAGTTGAACTCGACCTGGGTAGACAACCTGACAAAGAAAGTGGGGATAGCTGATCTGCGCAAATATATCGGTATTCGCTGA
- the comE gene encoding sulfopyruvate decarboxylase subunit beta, whose product MNADTPEQKVVDILKQNRVDIAATLPCDRIKALLPLVARNIKTLPLTREENGVGICAGVYLGGGRPVMVIQSTGIGNMINALLSLNLTYSIPLPIIASWRGVYKESIEAQWQLGRRLPDILAASGMKFTIIESLKEIGRLDEAIKESFDNFHPHVILVSPAVWEGSTSDVPEPMDICGRNIDLVFSVTIQKPVLTRYEAIRTIAGTIGENNDDNIIIANLGIPSKELFEIKDRELNFYMLGSMGLVSSIGLGLAIIQKKHVYVIDGDGSLLMNPNALISIGEYSPHNLTVIAIDNASYGSTGNQETCTQSLIDLELLAKASGVNDTVKAHSQDDLSEALRRKAQFIHVIVKPVNARCKEIPFSANEIKKRFMSALGA is encoded by the coding sequence ATGAATGCAGATACCCCGGAACAGAAAGTTGTCGATATTCTTAAACAAAACAGGGTAGATATTGCAGCCACACTCCCATGTGACAGGATAAAGGCGCTTCTTCCACTTGTTGCCCGGAACATAAAGACGCTTCCTCTCACGCGGGAAGAGAATGGTGTGGGGATATGCGCAGGCGTTTATCTTGGCGGGGGGCGGCCTGTCATGGTCATCCAGAGCACTGGCATCGGCAACATGATAAATGCACTTCTTTCACTTAATCTTACATACAGCATCCCTCTTCCGATAATCGCAAGCTGGCGAGGTGTTTATAAAGAATCGATAGAAGCGCAGTGGCAGCTTGGGAGAAGGTTGCCTGATATCCTGGCAGCCTCAGGGATGAAGTTTACGATCATAGAATCGCTAAAAGAAATCGGGAGATTGGATGAAGCGATCAAAGAATCCTTTGATAACTTTCATCCGCATGTTATTCTGGTGTCTCCTGCTGTCTGGGAGGGTTCAACAAGTGATGTTCCTGAACCCATGGATATATGCGGCAGGAATATTGACCTGGTATTCAGTGTAACCATTCAAAAACCGGTTTTAACAAGATACGAAGCGATAAGGACCATTGCAGGAACGATCGGTGAAAATAATGACGATAATATTATCATCGCCAACCTGGGCATCCCGTCAAAGGAATTATTTGAGATAAAGGACAGGGAACTCAATTTTTACATGCTTGGTTCAATGGGGCTTGTTTCATCAATAGGTCTTGGGCTTGCGATCATTCAAAAGAAGCATGTATATGTGATTGACGGGGACGGCAGCCTGCTTATGAATCCAAATGCGCTGATCAGCATCGGCGAATATTCACCGCACAATCTCACGGTTATTGCTATTGACAATGCATCATACGGCTCAACCGGCAACCAGGAGACATGTACACAAAGCCTGATCGATCTTGAACTGCTGGCAAAAGCAAGCGGGGTAAATGATACAGTAAAAGCACATTCCCAGGATGATCTAAGCGAAGCCCTGAGGCGCAAAGCACAATTCATTCATGTAATCGTAAAACCAGTGAATGCCAGATGTAAAGAGATTCCCTTTTCTGCTAATGAAATAAAGAAAAGGTTCATGAGCGCCCTGGGGGCATAA
- a CDS encoding cysteate synthase encodes MTISETVCRGSILDKNPAITIPENQKYDLICTGCKTAYFNDRLKCDCDNGLLRTNYRNKKLELKDAPGIGKFHDWLPVNELITTDSGPVTYRSTELAQYLGLKNLFIGFNGYWPERGANIKTCSFKELEAFPTLSKFKNSGKSLVLASAGNTARAFAHVSAMTGVNVYIVVPGSGISRMWLPEEPTDSIHFIQMGNNCDYTDSIHLAERLSAAPGMQAEGGARNVARRDGMGTVMLDASVFMKRIPDHYFQAIGSGTGGIAAWEAALRLLEDGRFGTALPELHLSQNLPFVPMYNAWKAGRRDIIKDIDMPEPKKLIHEMYADILSNREPPYSASGGVYDALCATNGSMYAISNNDAKNGVTLFEDLEGIDIFPPAGVAVASLIEAIDAGKVKKDDYIVLNITGGGVKRVEQDHHLYKIEPSAHAENANVPLEEII; translated from the coding sequence ATGACAATAAGTGAAACCGTGTGCCGTGGGAGCATTTTAGACAAAAATCCTGCCATCACAATACCTGAGAACCAGAAGTACGATCTTATATGTACAGGCTGCAAAACCGCTTATTTTAACGATCGCCTCAAATGTGATTGTGACAATGGCCTCCTGCGCACAAATTACAGGAACAAAAAACTTGAATTAAAAGATGCTCCCGGAATAGGAAAATTCCATGACTGGCTGCCTGTTAATGAACTCATCACCACTGATTCGGGCCCGGTAACATACAGGAGCACGGAACTTGCACAATATCTTGGCCTGAAGAATCTTTTCATCGGTTTCAACGGCTACTGGCCTGAAAGGGGAGCAAACATAAAAACATGCAGCTTCAAGGAGCTGGAAGCTTTTCCAACGCTATCAAAATTCAAGAACTCAGGTAAATCCCTTGTCCTTGCTTCTGCCGGGAATACGGCGCGGGCTTTTGCCCACGTGTCTGCAATGACTGGAGTAAATGTTTATATCGTGGTGCCCGGAAGCGGAATATCAAGAATGTGGCTGCCGGAAGAGCCCACTGATTCAATTCATTTTATACAAATGGGTAATAACTGCGACTATACGGATTCCATCCATCTTGCAGAAAGACTTTCCGCCGCTCCGGGTATGCAGGCTGAAGGCGGTGCAAGGAACGTGGCACGAAGAGATGGTATGGGAACAGTGATGCTTGATGCATCGGTTTTTATGAAACGGATTCCGGATCATTATTTCCAGGCAATAGGAAGCGGAACAGGAGGAATAGCCGCATGGGAAGCAGCACTCAGACTGCTTGAAGACGGAAGATTTGGTACGGCTCTCCCCGAACTTCATCTTTCCCAGAACCTTCCATTTGTACCGATGTACAATGCATGGAAAGCAGGGCGGCGCGATATCATAAAAGATATTGATATGCCTGAGCCAAAAAAACTCATTCATGAGATGTATGCAGATATCCTTTCCAACAGGGAACCACCATATTCAGCATCTGGAGGCGTATATGATGCGTTGTGTGCAACGAATGGCAGCATGTATGCGATCTCCAACAACGACGCAAAGAACGGTGTAACGTTATTTGAAGATCTTGAAGGCATTGATATCTTCCCGCCTGCAGGAGTTGCTGTTGCCTCATTGATCGAAGCGATAGATGCCGGAAAAGTGAAAAAGGATGATTATATCGTATTAAATATCACTGGCGGCGGAGTAAAACGTGTTGAGCAGGATCATCATCTTTATAAGATTGAACCATCTGCACATGCTGAGAATGCGAATGTTCCCCTGGAAGAGATAATTTAA
- a CDS encoding SPFH domain-containing protein has translation MLFDKKTPTTSGSGGSILGSTTLMWDDAAKGENVIFRIPRNLIWNDNVVVREDEYAVFLRDGKILTVLDRPGRFGLSTLNIPVLTELQRIVTGTQPVAEAYYVQRRELRSKFGSAEPMVFRDQDFGIVRLRIFGQFAYKVVNPIQFITQFVGTKGFSDSDQVVGWLKGEIIMQLNDTLGELKSKKQLSVLDIPAYLEEISQMLLSKVETNVAEYGLKVMRIAELNINLPEEVQKAIDTRSGIGALGLTDQRQKEAFLAFQAGSAMRDAAKQEGGAAGAGAGAGVGLGAGMGMGMMMASQLGQTMQPQQQQARPNGIKCPSCGADLPSGSKFCTNCGNKIGGGISCPKCKADIPAGSKFCPGCGYKIISNCPKCNAELAPGAKFCPSCGTKIE, from the coding sequence ATGTTATTTGATAAAAAAACCCCAACAACATCGGGTTCAGGTGGAAGTATCCTTGGCTCTACCACTTTAATGTGGGATGATGCGGCAAAAGGCGAAAATGTAATATTCAGGATACCAAGGAACCTTATCTGGAATGATAATGTAGTTGTCAGGGAAGATGAGTATGCGGTTTTCCTCAGGGATGGGAAAATACTTACAGTACTTGACCGCCCGGGCAGGTTCGGGCTCTCAACACTTAATATTCCCGTACTTACAGAACTCCAGAGAATAGTAACTGGTACCCAGCCTGTAGCTGAAGCATATTACGTCCAGCGCAGGGAACTGAGAAGTAAATTCGGAAGTGCCGAACCAATGGTATTCAGGGACCAGGATTTCGGGATTGTCAGGCTTAGGATTTTCGGGCAGTTCGCTTATAAAGTTGTTAACCCCATACAGTTCATTACCCAGTTTGTGGGCACAAAAGGATTTAGCGACAGCGACCAGGTAGTGGGCTGGCTAAAGGGCGAGATAATCATGCAGCTCAATGATACCCTCGGTGAGCTCAAGTCTAAAAAACAATTATCAGTCTTAGATATACCTGCATATCTTGAAGAAATCTCACAGATGCTACTTTCAAAGGTTGAGACAAACGTGGCTGAGTACGGGCTAAAGGTCATGCGTATCGCAGAACTTAACATCAACCTCCCAGAAGAAGTCCAGAAAGCCATTGATACGCGCTCTGGCATAGGCGCACTTGGTTTAACAGACCAGAGACAGAAGGAAGCATTTCTTGCTTTCCAGGCTGGAAGTGCCATGCGGGATGCTGCAAAACAGGAAGGCGGGGCAGCAGGCGCCGGGGCAGGGGCTGGTGTCGGGCTGGGGGCCGGCATGGGAATGGGAATGATGATGGCTTCCCAGCTGGGGCAAACTATGCAGCCGCAACAACAGCAAGCGCGCCCAAATGGAATAAAATGCCCCTCATGCGGCGCTGACTTACCTTCAGGTTCTAAATTCTGCACTAATTGCGGAAACAAGATCGGAGGAGGCATATCATGCCCGAAATGTAAAGCAGATATTCCGGCCGGTTCAAAATTCTGTCCTGGCTGCGGATATAAAATTATCTCAAATTGTCCGAAATGCAACGCCGAGCTTGCACCAGGGGCTAAGTTCTGCCCATCATGCGGCACAAAGATAGAATAG
- a CDS encoding ATP-binding cassette domain-containing protein produces the protein MNNLIEIENIRKYYPVKRGFFSRKRGDVKAVDGVSLSIGRGETLGLAGESGCGKSTLGRIILRLEEPDSGKILFRGRDIANFKTDQLKEFRKECQIIFQDPKSSLDPRMTVGNSIEEALVIHNIGSRETRENIVEELLIKVGLEPGFIARYPHELSGGQQQRIGIARALAVNPGLIVADEPVSALDVSVHAQILNLLMELKKELKISYLFIAHNLYVIRYISDRVAIMYLGKIVELASKDELFENPLHPYTVALLSSIPGSKNRKTLRGEVPSPINPPNGCRFHTRCEKKLDICNIIEPGMKEIGKGHFVICHLYDTSI, from the coding sequence ATGAATAACCTGATTGAAATTGAGAATATAAGGAAATATTATCCTGTAAAACGTGGTTTTTTTTCAAGGAAAAGAGGTGATGTTAAAGCAGTTGATGGTGTTTCACTTTCAATTGGAAGAGGCGAGACACTTGGCCTTGCAGGTGAATCCGGATGCGGTAAATCCACATTAGGACGAATCATTTTAAGACTTGAAGAGCCTGATTCAGGAAAGATATTGTTCAGGGGCAGGGATATCGCCAATTTCAAAACAGATCAGTTAAAAGAGTTCAGGAAAGAATGCCAGATAATATTCCAGGACCCAAAATCCAGTCTTGATCCGAGAATGACAGTTGGGAATTCGATCGAGGAAGCACTGGTAATTCATAATATTGGCAGCAGGGAAACGCGCGAAAATATTGTTGAAGAGTTGCTTATAAAGGTTGGTCTTGAACCTGGTTTTATCGCACGATATCCGCATGAACTGAGCGGGGGCCAGCAGCAAAGAATAGGCATTGCAAGAGCCCTTGCAGTTAATCCCGGACTGATAGTTGCAGATGAACCTGTAAGCGCTCTTGATGTTTCAGTACATGCCCAGATCCTGAACCTTCTGATGGAGTTAAAAAAAGAGCTTAAAATTTCGTATTTATTCATCGCCCATAACCTGTATGTCATCCGCTATATCTCTGACAGGGTGGCAATTATGTATCTTGGAAAGATCGTGGAGCTTGCCAGTAAAGATGAGTTATTTGAGAATCCGCTACATCCATATACTGTAGCGTTATTATCTTCAATCCCGGGTAGTAAGAACCGGAAAACCTTAAGAGGGGAGGTCCCTTCACCAATAAACCCGCCGAATGGATGCAGATTTCATACACGCTGTGAAAAAAAGCTGGATATATGCAATATAATTGAGCCTGGAATGAAAGAGATCGGGAAAGGACATTTTGTTATATGCCATTTATATGATACATCTATATGA